From the genome of Phreatobacter cathodiphilus, one region includes:
- a CDS encoding baseplate multidomain protein megatron: MAALVLSLAGATLGGSFGAAGVVAGRLAGALAGAVIDRALFGARPPDGPRLKDLDVLSSTEGAPIPRVYGRMRVAGQVVWATKLTEQAAGGGKGASRGRSYSYTANFAVGLCEGPIAGVGRIWADGKELDQAGLTIRVHRGTEDQPADPLIVAKEGAGDTPAYRGLAYVVFENLPLDDFGSRIPQLTCEVIRPVGALEEMVRALVVIPGATEFGYEPAVHVRDYGYGRSAPETRHTTRDGSDFTVALDEAQALCPNLESVSLVVAWFGDDLRAGRCTIRPAVERRDKEVAGLVWEAAGETRATARLVSEVDGRPSYGGSPSDATVVRAIRDLGARGLKVTLIPFVMMDVPAENALPDPWTGADGQPPHPWRGRITCTPAPGRPGSTDGAAAAAEEVADFLGTAAASDFTVAGDAVAYAGPEEWRYRRFVLHLAALAKAAGGVDAFLLGSEMVGLTRVRGAAGHPFVQGLADLAGEVRALLPDAILSYAADWTEYGGQARGVDLDFPLDPLWAHADIGAVGIDWYAPLADRRDDTPGTPYGVAALAEGFAGGEGFDWYYASDLDRAAGTRTPITDGLGKPWVFRQKDLVSWWSEEHRPRLGGVETAPTAWVPRSKPVWLTELGFPAVDRGANRPSVFPDPKSSESGLPPFSSGDRDDLIQRRALEAVLSRLDPAFGGTAEANPVSPAYGGPMVDPARIALWAFDARPWPAFPRAGDVWADGANWETGHWLNGRLGSAPVGDLMRAVLGEYGVAAVEAGEVEGVLDGFSIDRPMSARDALEGIARAFGVEAVERGEGLVLLGRAGPPVASLEADGLVDEEERHPLSVTRSETADLPAELSIAFAETDADFRATAVTSRRIVGGADRVSGLSLSAAADPGEMALRGEALLHRLWAARDKATFALPPSALRLEPGDAVTMSGQEGPAAFRLTTLEGGLMRRAEAESLAPPVRARRPRSARRGYEGPAATGAPAVAILALPPLTEAEPVPLAFCAVSADPWRGPYTVWRGGEGLGDEAVGTLQRPSLMGRTLTALAAGDPWRWDRHASVTVELVTGALAGQPEAAVLGGANGLALRHPAGGWEVLQFRDAALVAERSWVLSRLIRGQRGTEHLTGPVPAGASVVLLDGPLVSLGSGLDLVGRPFRWRIGSSVLLAADPAMAEVEAAADMTALTPFAPVHARARREAAGIRISWARRTRLGGDGWDMAEVGLGEAAERYRLTIRAADGAPIRDVETTAPSHLYPAADEAADFGAPQSVLRLTVAQVSAVAGPGHPLDAVLAV, from the coding sequence ATGGCCGCCCTCGTCCTCTCGCTTGCCGGCGCCACGCTCGGCGGCAGTTTCGGCGCCGCCGGCGTCGTGGCCGGCCGCCTCGCCGGGGCGCTGGCCGGCGCTGTGATCGACCGGGCCCTGTTTGGCGCCCGCCCGCCGGACGGGCCGCGGCTGAAGGATCTCGACGTCCTCTCTTCCACCGAGGGCGCGCCGATCCCGCGCGTCTACGGGCGCATGCGCGTCGCCGGCCAGGTCGTCTGGGCGACGAAGCTGACTGAACAGGCCGCCGGCGGCGGCAAGGGGGCCTCGCGCGGGCGCAGCTACAGCTACACCGCCAATTTCGCCGTCGGGCTCTGCGAGGGGCCGATCGCGGGCGTCGGCCGCATCTGGGCCGACGGCAAGGAGCTCGACCAGGCGGGGCTGACCATCCGCGTCCACCGCGGCACCGAGGACCAGCCGGCCGATCCGCTCATCGTCGCCAAGGAGGGCGCCGGCGATACGCCGGCCTATCGCGGCCTGGCCTACGTGGTCTTCGAGAATCTGCCGCTGGACGATTTCGGCAGCCGCATCCCGCAGCTCACCTGCGAGGTGATCCGGCCGGTCGGGGCGCTGGAGGAGATGGTCCGCGCCCTCGTCGTCATCCCCGGCGCCACCGAATTCGGCTACGAACCGGCGGTCCACGTTCGCGACTACGGCTACGGCCGCTCGGCGCCCGAGACGCGCCACACGACCCGCGACGGCTCCGATTTCACCGTGGCGCTGGACGAGGCGCAGGCGCTCTGCCCGAACCTCGAATCGGTCTCTCTGGTGGTGGCCTGGTTCGGCGACGACCTCCGGGCGGGCCGGTGCACCATCCGTCCCGCCGTGGAGCGGCGCGACAAGGAGGTTGCGGGCCTCGTCTGGGAGGCGGCCGGCGAGACGCGCGCCACCGCCCGGCTGGTCAGCGAAGTGGACGGACGCCCGTCCTATGGCGGCTCGCCCTCCGATGCCACGGTCGTCCGCGCCATCCGCGACCTCGGCGCGCGCGGGCTGAAGGTGACGCTGATCCCCTTCGTCATGATGGACGTGCCGGCGGAGAACGCGCTGCCCGATCCCTGGACCGGGGCCGACGGCCAGCCGCCGCACCCCTGGCGCGGCCGCATCACCTGCACCCCGGCGCCCGGCCGTCCAGGGTCCACCGACGGCGCCGCGGCGGCGGCGGAGGAGGTGGCGGACTTCCTCGGCACGGCGGCTGCGTCCGACTTCACCGTGGCCGGTGACGCGGTCGCCTATGCCGGCCCGGAAGAGTGGCGCTATCGCCGCTTCGTCCTGCACCTCGCCGCCCTCGCCAAGGCCGCCGGCGGCGTCGACGCCTTCCTCCTGGGCTCCGAGATGGTGGGTCTGACGCGGGTGCGCGGCGCCGCCGGCCATCCCTTCGTCCAGGGGCTCGCCGATCTTGCCGGAGAGGTGAGGGCGCTGCTGCCCGACGCCATCCTCTCCTATGCCGCCGACTGGACCGAATATGGCGGCCAGGCCCGCGGCGTCGACCTCGACTTCCCCCTCGACCCGCTCTGGGCCCATGCGGACATCGGCGCGGTCGGCATCGACTGGTACGCCCCGCTCGCCGACCGGCGCGACGACACGCCGGGCACGCCCTACGGCGTCGCGGCACTGGCGGAAGGCTTTGCCGGCGGCGAGGGCTTCGACTGGTACTATGCCTCCGACCTCGACCGCGCCGCCGGAACCCGCACGCCGATCACCGACGGGCTCGGCAAGCCCTGGGTCTTCCGCCAGAAGGACCTCGTTTCCTGGTGGTCGGAGGAGCACCGGCCGCGCCTCGGCGGCGTCGAGACGGCGCCGACCGCCTGGGTGCCCCGGTCGAAGCCGGTCTGGCTCACCGAACTCGGCTTTCCCGCCGTCGACCGCGGCGCCAACCGCCCCTCGGTCTTCCCCGACCCGAAGTCGAGCGAGAGCGGCCTGCCGCCCTTCTCCTCCGGCGACCGCGACGACCTGATCCAGCGCCGCGCCCTGGAGGCCGTGCTCTCCCGCCTCGACCCGGCCTTCGGCGGCACGGCGGAAGCGAACCCCGTCTCGCCGGCCTATGGCGGGCCCATGGTCGACCCGGCGCGCATCGCGCTCTGGGCTTTCGACGCCCGGCCCTGGCCGGCTTTTCCGCGCGCCGGCGACGTCTGGGCCGACGGCGCCAACTGGGAGACCGGCCACTGGCTCAACGGCCGGCTCGGCTCGGCCCCGGTCGGCGACCTCATGCGGGCCGTTCTCGGCGAGTACGGCGTCGCCGCCGTCGAGGCGGGAGAGGTGGAGGGTGTGCTCGACGGTTTCTCCATCGACCGGCCGATGAGCGCCCGCGACGCGCTGGAGGGCATCGCCCGCGCCTTCGGCGTCGAGGCGGTGGAACGCGGCGAGGGTCTCGTCCTGCTGGGCCGCGCCGGGCCGCCGGTGGCGAGCCTCGAAGCGGATGGCCTGGTCGACGAGGAGGAGCGCCATCCGCTCTCGGTGACGCGCTCCGAGACGGCCGACCTGCCGGCGGAGCTCTCCATCGCCTTCGCCGAGACCGACGCCGACTTCCGCGCCACCGCCGTCACCAGCCGGCGCATCGTCGGCGGGGCGGACCGCGTCTCGGGCCTGTCGCTGTCGGCAGCCGCCGACCCCGGCGAGATGGCGCTGCGCGGCGAGGCGCTGCTGCACCGGCTCTGGGCCGCCCGCGATAAGGCGACCTTCGCCCTGCCGCCCTCGGCGCTGCGCCTCGAACCCGGGGACGCCGTCACCATGTCCGGTCAGGAGGGCCCCGCCGCGTTCCGCCTCACCACCCTCGAGGGTGGCCTGATGCGCCGCGCCGAGGCCGAGAGCTTGGCCCCGCCGGTCCGGGCGCGGCGGCCGCGATCGGCGCGGCGCGGCTATGAGGGGCCGGCGGCAACCGGCGCGCCGGCCGTCGCCATCCTCGCCCTGCCGCCGCTGACCGAGGCCGAACCGGTACCGCTAGCCTTCTGCGCCGTCAGCGCCGATCCCTGGCGCGGTCCCTACACGGTCTGGCGCGGCGGCGAGGGCCTCGGTGACGAGGCCGTCGGCACGCTGCAGCGACCCTCGCTGATGGGCCGCACCCTGACCGCGCTCGCCGCCGGCGATCCCTGGCGCTGGGACCGCCACGCCTCCGTCACGGTGGAACTCGTCACCGGGGCGCTCGCCGGCCAGCCGGAGGCGGCGGTGCTCGGCGGCGCCAACGGTCTGGCGCTTCGCCATCCCGCCGGCGGCTGGGAGGTGCTGCAGTTCCGCGACGCGGCCCTGGTGGCCGAGCGGAGTTGGGTGCTCTCCCGGCTCATCCGCGGCCAGCGCGGCACCGAGCATCTCACCGGTCCCGTGCCGGCGGGGGCAAGCGTCGTCCTGCTCGACGGGCCGCTGGTGTCCCTCGGCAGCGGGCTCGACCTCGTGGGACGGCCCTTCCGCTGGCGCATCGGCTCCTCCGTCCTGCTCGCCGCCGATCCCGCCATGGCCGAGGTGGAGGCCGCCGCCGACATGACCGCGCTCACCCCCTTCGCGCCGGTGCATGCGAGGGCGCGGCGCGAGGCGGCGGGAATCCGCATCTCATGGGCCCGCCGCACCCGCCTCGGCGGCGACGGCTGGGACATGGCGGAGGTCGGCCTCGGCGAGGCGGCCGAACGCTATCGCCTCACCATCCGCGCCGCCGACGGGGCGCCGATCCGCGACGTGGAGACCACGGCGCCGTCCCACCTCTACCCCGCCGCCGACGAGGCCGCCGATTTCGGCGCGCCGCAGTCGGTCCTCCGCCTCACCGTCGCGCAGGTCTCGGCGGTGGCCGGACCCGGCCATCCGCTCGACGCCGTCCTCGCCGTCTGA
- the ccmI gene encoding c-type cytochrome biogenesis protein CcmI, translating into MTIWLAIAAMTAAAIFAVLLPLSRPTPAAAAEMDVAVYKDQLAEIGRDAEAGLIGAAEAEAARVEVSRRLIAASERVAAVVGEGATRRRRMVAVGAILVIPAVAALAYGLKGQPGYSGQPLAERQRAAPAPTDMAGLIARIEAHLAANPGDGRGWEVVAPVYLRLGRLPDAVRARSNALRILGATADREADLAEAQTLAAGGVVTAEAKAGFERAVALGPGHPKAGYFIGLAAEQDGRTEEARSAWAKLVAEAPAGAPWIGLLQSEIARLGGTPAPAAAPAPPPAAPPDIRAMVDGLAARLASDGSDFEGWMRLVRSYVVLGEAAKAREAAANARQRFAGEADKIGRLDGLVSELGIGGS; encoded by the coding sequence CTGACGATCTGGCTCGCCATCGCGGCCATGACTGCCGCGGCGATCTTCGCCGTTCTCCTGCCCCTGTCGCGCCCGACCCCCGCAGCCGCCGCCGAGATGGACGTCGCCGTCTACAAGGACCAGTTGGCGGAGATCGGCCGCGACGCGGAGGCGGGTCTCATCGGCGCGGCCGAGGCGGAGGCCGCCCGCGTCGAGGTCTCGCGCCGGCTGATCGCCGCCTCCGAGCGCGTCGCCGCCGTCGTCGGGGAAGGCGCCACGCGCCGCCGCCGCATGGTCGCGGTCGGCGCCATCCTGGTCATTCCCGCCGTCGCCGCGCTCGCCTATGGCCTGAAGGGTCAGCCCGGCTATTCCGGCCAGCCCCTGGCGGAGCGCCAGCGCGCCGCCCCCGCGCCCACCGACATGGCCGGCCTCATCGCCCGCATCGAGGCCCATCTCGCCGCCAATCCCGGCGACGGCCGCGGCTGGGAGGTCGTCGCGCCCGTCTATCTGAGGCTCGGCCGGCTGCCGGACGCGGTCCGCGCCCGGAGCAACGCCTTGCGCATTCTCGGCGCCACCGCCGACCGCGAGGCCGACCTCGCCGAGGCCCAGACCCTCGCCGCCGGCGGCGTCGTCACCGCCGAGGCCAAGGCCGGATTCGAGCGGGCGGTCGCCCTCGGGCCCGGCCATCCCAAGGCCGGCTATTTCATCGGCCTCGCCGCCGAGCAGGACGGCAGGACGGAGGAGGCGCGCAGTGCCTGGGCGAAGCTGGTCGCCGAGGCACCCGCCGGCGCCCCCTGGATCGGCCTGCTCCAATCGGAGATTGCCCGCCTCGGCGGCACGCCGGCGCCAGCGGCGGCGCCCGCGCCGCCTCCCGCGGCGCCGCCCGACATCCGCGCCATGGTCGACGGCCTCGCCGCCCGTCTCGCCTCCGACGGGTCGGATTTCGAGGGCTGGATGCGCCTGGTGCGCTCCTACGTCGTCCTCGGTGAAGCCGCCAAGGCCCGCGAGGCCGCGGCCAATGCCCGCCAGCGCTTCGCCGGCGAGGCCGACAAGATCGGCCGGCTCGACGGGCTGGTCAGCGAACTGGGGATCGGCGGCTCATGA
- a CDS encoding PepSY domain-containing protein, whose translation MPLARTSALAFALAVSAGPALAQMACLSPAERRSAIADGQAIPLSQAQRALRAEHRGEVINARLCRAGNQLVYLLTVVARHGKVVRVRIDATNGQIVQVR comes from the coding sequence ATGCCCCTTGCACGCACATCCGCGCTCGCGTTCGCCCTGGCGGTTTCCGCCGGGCCGGCGCTCGCGCAGATGGCGTGCCTGTCGCCGGCCGAGCGGCGCTCCGCCATCGCCGACGGCCAGGCCATCCCGCTCTCCCAGGCGCAGCGCGCGCTGCGCGCCGAGCATCGCGGCGAGGTCATCAATGCGCGGCTCTGCCGTGCCGGCAACCAGCTCGTCTACCTGCTGACAGTCGTCGCCCGCCATGGCAAGGTCGTGCGCGTGCGCATCGACGCGACGAACGGTCAGATCGTCCAGGTGCGCTAG
- a CDS encoding heme lyase CcmF/NrfE family subunit translates to MSPEIGHFALVLGLALALVQSVVPIWGSRRGDNALMATAPPVALGQFAFVALAFATLTHAYLVSDFSVENVFMNSHSTKPLIYKISGVWGNHEGSMVLWVLILTLFSALVALFGRNLPLTLKANVLAVQGWITAAFLLFILKTSNPFARITPAPMEGRDLNPLLQDVGLAIHPPLLYLGYVGFSMSFAFAVAALIDGKLDAAWARWVRPWTLVAWIFLTAGISMGSYWAYYELGWGGWWFWDPVENASLMPWLAGTALLHSAIVMEKREALKVWTVLLAILTFSLSLLGTFLVRSGVLTSVHAFAVDPERGVFILAILVAFIGGSLALYAWRAPTLKQGGLFAPVSREGALVLNNLFLTAACAAVLVGTLYPLALETLTGAKISVGPPFFNWTFGPLMVPLMIAMVFGPFLAWKRGDLVAVTQRLTLAFAAAILATLVAYAVSTGGPVMAPLFIGLAFYVIVGALLDIAERVQLFRAPAATSLARARGLPRSAWGAAIAHAGVGVMLLGIVGETAYKQETIVQMRPGDSVSVAGWDITLQGLVPVQGPNYRDLVARLTVREGGVDAGTLAPAKRVYTARAMPTTEAALKTRGVSQLYVSPGDAGTDGSIALRFFYKPMVLLIWIGTLVMMLGGALSLSDRRLRVGAPKPSARRAAAAVQPAE, encoded by the coding sequence ATGTCCCCCGAGATCGGCCATTTCGCCCTCGTCCTCGGCCTCGCTCTGGCGCTCGTCCAGTCGGTCGTGCCCATCTGGGGGTCGCGGCGTGGCGATAACGCCCTCATGGCCACCGCCCCGCCGGTGGCCCTCGGCCAGTTCGCCTTCGTGGCGCTCGCCTTCGCGACGCTGACCCACGCCTATCTCGTTTCCGACTTCTCGGTCGAGAACGTGTTCATGAACAGCCATTCCACCAAGCCGCTGATCTACAAGATCTCCGGCGTCTGGGGGAACCACGAGGGCTCCATGGTCCTCTGGGTGCTGATCCTCACCCTGTTCTCGGCGCTGGTGGCGCTGTTCGGCCGCAACCTGCCGCTGACCCTGAAAGCCAACGTGCTGGCGGTGCAGGGCTGGATCACCGCTGCCTTCCTGCTCTTCATCCTGAAGACCTCCAACCCCTTCGCCCGCATCACCCCGGCCCCGATGGAGGGCCGCGACCTCAACCCGCTGCTGCAGGACGTCGGCCTCGCCATCCATCCGCCGCTGCTCTATCTCGGCTATGTCGGCTTCTCCATGTCCTTCGCCTTCGCCGTGGCGGCGCTGATCGACGGCAAGCTCGACGCCGCCTGGGCGCGCTGGGTCAGGCCCTGGACGCTGGTCGCCTGGATCTTCCTCACCGCCGGCATCTCCATGGGCTCCTACTGGGCCTATTACGAGCTGGGCTGGGGCGGCTGGTGGTTCTGGGACCCGGTGGAGAACGCCTCGCTCATGCCCTGGCTCGCCGGCACCGCGCTGCTCCATTCCGCCATCGTCATGGAGAAGCGCGAGGCGCTGAAGGTCTGGACGGTGCTGCTCGCCATTCTCACCTTCTCGCTGTCGCTCCTCGGCACCTTCCTGGTGCGCTCCGGCGTGCTGACCTCGGTCCACGCCTTCGCCGTCGATCCTGAGCGCGGCGTCTTCATTCTGGCCATCCTCGTCGCCTTCATCGGCGGCTCGCTGGCGCTCTATGCGTGGCGCGCGCCGACCCTGAAGCAGGGCGGCCTCTTCGCGCCGGTGTCGCGCGAGGGCGCGCTCGTCCTCAACAACCTGTTCCTCACCGCCGCCTGCGCCGCCGTCCTCGTCGGCACGCTCTATCCGCTGGCGCTGGAAACGCTGACGGGTGCCAAGATCTCCGTCGGCCCGCCCTTCTTCAACTGGACCTTCGGCCCGCTCATGGTGCCGCTGATGATCGCCATGGTCTTCGGCCCCTTCCTCGCCTGGAAGCGCGGCGATCTCGTCGCGGTGACGCAGCGCCTCACCCTCGCCTTCGCGGCGGCGATCCTCGCCACCCTGGTCGCCTATGCGGTGAGCACCGGCGGACCGGTGATGGCGCCGCTCTTCATCGGCCTCGCCTTCTACGTCATCGTCGGCGCGCTGCTCGACATCGCCGAGCGCGTCCAGCTCTTCCGCGCGCCGGCGGCCACCAGCCTCGCCCGCGCCCGCGGCCTGCCGCGCTCGGCCTGGGGTGCCGCCATCGCCCATGCCGGCGTCGGCGTGATGCTGCTCGGCATCGTCGGCGAGACCGCCTACAAGCAGGAGACCATCGTGCAGATGCGGCCGGGCGACAGCGTCTCCGTCGCCGGCTGGGACATCACGCTGCAGGGCCTCGTGCCTGTGCAGGGCCCGAACTACCGTGACCTCGTGGCGCGCCTGACGGTGCGCGAGGGCGGCGTCGACGCCGGCACGCTCGCCCCCGCCAAGCGCGTCTATACGGCCCGCGCCATGCCGACGACGGAAGCGGCGTTGAAGACCCGCGGCGTCTCCCAGCTCTACGTCTCGCCGGGCGATGCCGGCACCGACGGCTCCATCGCCCTGCGCTTCTTCTACAAGCCCATGGTGCTGCTCATCTGGATCGGCACGTTGGTGATGATGCTGGGTGGCGCCCTGTCGCTCTCCGACCGGCGGCTGAGGGTCGGCGCGCCGAAGCCCTCGGCCCGCCGCGCCGCCGCCGCCGTCCAGCCGGCGGAGTAG
- a CDS encoding response regulator transcription factor, with the protein MRLLVVEDDPDLNRQITTALTDAGYVVDRAFDGEEGYYLGDSEPYDAVVLDIGLPKMDGISVLEQWRRSGRTMPVLILTARDRWSDKVQGFDAGADDYVAKPFHMEEVLARLRALLRRVAGQATNDFNCGPVRLDARAGRVTVDGNPVKLTSHEYRLLAYLMHQQGKVVSRTELVEHIYDQDFDRDSNTIEVFIGRLRKKLGVEVIQTVRGLGYILQPPTQPAASP; encoded by the coding sequence TTGCGCCTGCTCGTCGTCGAGGACGATCCGGATCTCAACCGGCAGATCACCACCGCTTTGACCGATGCCGGCTATGTCGTCGACAGGGCCTTCGACGGCGAGGAGGGCTACTATCTCGGCGACAGCGAGCCCTACGACGCCGTCGTGCTCGACATCGGCCTGCCGAAGATGGACGGCATCTCCGTGCTCGAGCAGTGGCGCCGCTCCGGCCGCACCATGCCGGTGCTGATTCTCACCGCCCGCGACCGCTGGTCCGACAAGGTGCAGGGCTTCGACGCCGGCGCCGACGACTATGTCGCCAAGCCTTTCCACATGGAGGAGGTGCTGGCCCGCCTGCGCGCCCTGCTGCGCCGCGTCGCCGGCCAGGCCACCAACGATTTCAACTGCGGCCCGGTGCGCCTCGACGCCCGCGCCGGCCGTGTCACCGTCGACGGCAATCCGGTGAAGCTGACCTCGCACGAGTACCGCCTGCTGGCCTATCTCATGCACCAGCAGGGCAAGGTCGTCTCGCGGACGGAGCTGGTCGAGCACATCTACGATCAGGATTTCGATCGCGATTCCAACACGATCGAGGTCTTCATCGGCCGTCTGCGCAAGAAGCTCGGCGTCGAGGTGATCCAGACGGTGAGGGGCCTCGGTTATATCCTCCAGCCGCCGACGCAGCCCGCCGCGAGCCCCTGA
- a CDS encoding ATP-binding protein produces MAAAPRAPSLARRLFLLALTFAVVLLTVTGIVLAAVNRTAVERGFDRRIQVYVKLLIADIAGAVDDTSIVIGANLGEPLFELPQSGWYWQILRTDAGRNEVRASRSLFDGRLPTLGPEAAADGPTRSREGYIEAPNGVRLRAVERVVELGEDGDFTIVVAGPADDILSTVRGFNLILVATLIMLAVGMGVSALLQVRVGLAPLQRLVGGLTAIRAGEQEHLEGDFPVEIAPLAREVNALIDSNREIVERSRTHVGNLAHALKTPLSVIQNEAAGRDDALALKVAEQTQVMRDQVNHHLDRARAAARARVATTVVPVADVVGSLARTMQKVHRDRDLEVACAVPQEVMFRGERNDLEEMVGNLVDNACKWASGRVVVTAEREQSPTSADRAFFSITVDDDGPGLTPEERESVGRRGRRLDETKPGSGLGLSIVAELAGLYEGSLRLDAAPTGGLRAVLRLPAV; encoded by the coding sequence GTGGCCGCCGCGCCCCGCGCGCCGTCGCTGGCGCGGCGCCTCTTCCTCCTCGCGCTCACTTTCGCGGTGGTGCTGCTGACCGTCACCGGCATCGTCCTGGCGGCCGTCAACCGCACGGCCGTCGAGCGCGGCTTCGACCGCCGCATCCAGGTCTATGTGAAGCTGCTCATCGCCGACATCGCGGGCGCGGTGGACGACACCTCCATCGTCATCGGCGCCAATCTCGGCGAGCCGCTGTTCGAACTGCCGCAATCCGGCTGGTACTGGCAGATCCTGCGCACCGATGCGGGCCGCAACGAGGTGCGCGCCTCGCGCTCCCTCTTCGACGGGCGGCTGCCGACCCTCGGCCCGGAGGCCGCCGCCGACGGGCCCACCCGCTCGCGCGAGGGCTATATCGAGGCGCCGAACGGCGTTCGCCTGCGCGCCGTCGAGCGGGTCGTCGAGCTCGGCGAGGACGGCGACTTCACCATCGTCGTCGCCGGCCCGGCCGACGACATCCTATCGACCGTGCGCGGCTTCAACCTCATCCTCGTGGCGACCTTGATCATGCTCGCCGTCGGCATGGGCGTCTCGGCCCTCCTGCAGGTGCGCGTCGGCCTCGCGCCGCTGCAGCGCCTCGTCGGCGGGCTCACCGCCATCCGTGCCGGCGAACAGGAGCACCTGGAGGGCGACTTTCCCGTCGAGATCGCGCCGCTGGCGCGCGAGGTCAACGCGCTGATCGATTCCAATCGCGAGATCGTCGAGCGCTCGCGCACCCATGTCGGCAATCTCGCCCACGCCCTGAAGACGCCGCTCTCGGTCATCCAGAACGAGGCCGCCGGCCGCGACGACGCCCTCGCCCTCAAGGTCGCCGAGCAGACGCAGGTCATGCGCGACCAGGTCAACCACCACCTCGACCGGGCGCGCGCCGCGGCCCGCGCCCGCGTCGCCACCACCGTGGTGCCGGTGGCCGACGTCGTCGGCAGCCTCGCCCGCACCATGCAGAAGGTCCATCGCGACCGCGACCTCGAGGTGGCCTGCGCCGTGCCGCAGGAGGTGATGTTCCGCGGCGAGCGCAACGATCTCGAGGAAATGGTCGGCAATCTCGTCGACAACGCCTGCAAATGGGCCAGCGGCCGGGTCGTCGTCACCGCCGAGCGCGAACAGAGCCCGACCTCGGCCGACCGCGCCTTCTTCTCCATCACCGTGGACGACGACGGCCCGGGCCTGACGCCCGAGGAACGCGAGTCGGTCGGCCGGCGCGGCCGCCGCCTCGACGAGACCAAGCCGGGCTCCGGCCTCGGCCTGTCCATCGTCGCCGAGCTTGCCGGCCTCTACGAGGGGAGCCTGCGCCTCGACGCCGCCCCGACCGGGGGCCTGAGGGCGGTGCTGCGGCTTCCGGCGGTGTGA
- a CDS encoding glycine zipper 2TM domain-containing protein → MRLRLVAATVLIGLTVAGCETREQSGTAVGAVAGALIGSQFGGGPGERLAAGLAGAAIGGLIGNAIGRDLDAQDRQRAYEAERVVWVEGRRSEWRSEKAYGYVEPGRTYYRGAAYCREYTHTIYVGGRPQTAVGTACRNPDGSWTPVG, encoded by the coding sequence ATGCGCCTCCGTCTCGTCGCCGCCACCGTCCTGATCGGCCTCACCGTCGCCGGCTGCGAAACCCGCGAGCAGTCGGGCACCGCCGTCGGCGCCGTGGCCGGCGCCCTCATCGGCTCGCAGTTCGGCGGTGGCCCGGGCGAGCGCCTCGCCGCCGGTCTCGCCGGCGCCGCCATCGGCGGCCTGATCGGCAATGCCATCGGCCGCGACCTCGACGCCCAGGACCGCCAGCGGGCCTACGAGGCCGAGCGCGTCGTCTGGGTCGAGGGCCGCCGCTCCGAATGGCGCTCGGAGAAGGCCTACGGCTATGTCGAGCCGGGCCGCACCTATTACCGCGGCGCCGCCTATTGCCGCGAATACACCCACACGATCTATGTCGGCGGCCGGCCGCAGACCGCCGTGGGCACCGCCTGCCGCAACCCGGACGGGAGCTGGACGCCGGTCGGCTGA
- the ccmE gene encoding cytochrome c maturation protein CcmE, whose amino-acid sequence MTRKQRRLTLIGIALAVLGLAAGLVLYSLSGSITLFQSPTDIVEKNLQPGARMRLGGLVEAGSVRRGQNMEVAFTVTDGRNAIPVSYRGILPDLFREGQGVVTEGVLGPDRAFRADSVLARHDENYMPKEVADSLKRQGHWKPGDPAPNPNAPARSN is encoded by the coding sequence ATGACGCGCAAGCAGCGCCGCCTGACGCTGATCGGCATCGCGCTGGCGGTGCTCGGCCTCGCCGCCGGGCTGGTGCTCTATTCGCTGTCGGGCTCCATCACCCTGTTCCAGTCGCCGACCGACATCGTCGAGAAGAACCTCCAGCCCGGCGCCCGCATGCGGCTCGGCGGTCTCGTCGAGGCCGGTTCGGTGCGGCGCGGCCAGAACATGGAGGTGGCCTTCACCGTCACCGACGGCCGCAACGCCATCCCCGTCTCCTATCGCGGCATCCTGCCGGACCTCTTCCGCGAGGGGCAGGGCGTCGTCACCGAGGGCGTGCTCGGCCCCGACCGCGCCTTCCGAGCGGACAGCGTGCTCGCCCGCCACGACGAGAACTACATGCCGAAGGAAGTGGCCGACAGCCTGAAGCGCCAGGGCCACTGGAAGCCGGGCGACCCCGCGCCGAACCCGAACGCCCCGGCGAGGTCGAACTGA
- a CDS encoding cytochrome c-type biogenesis protein, whose amino-acid sequence MRVLALLLALMTATPAFAVLPGERLADPRLEERARALSQDLRCMVCQNQSIDDSDAPLARDLRVLVRERLAAGDSDRQVLDFLVARYGEFVLLRPRFGWHTAVLWGAPIVFLLAGIGYLLMAARRRKPSPVAVTPLSDEEKAKLEAALKS is encoded by the coding sequence ATGCGCGTCCTCGCCCTTCTGCTCGCGCTCATGACCGCGACGCCCGCCTTCGCCGTCCTGCCGGGCGAGCGCCTCGCCGATCCGCGCCTCGAGGAGCGCGCGCGGGCGCTGAGCCAGGATCTGCGCTGCATGGTCTGCCAGAACCAGTCGATCGACGATTCCGACGCGCCGCTCGCCCGCGACCTCCGGGTGCTGGTGCGCGAGCGGCTGGCTGCGGGCGACAGCGACAGGCAGGTGTTGGACTTCCTCGTCGCCCGCTACGGCGAATTCGTCCTGCTGCGCCCGCGCTTCGGCTGGCACACGGCTGTGCTCTGGGGGGCGCCGATCGTCTTCCTGCTCGCCGGCATCGGCTATCTCCTCATGGCCGCCCGCCGGCGCAAGCCTTCGCCCGTCGCGGTCACGCCGCTGAGCGATGAAGAGAAGGCCAAGCTCGAGGCGGCGCTCAAGTCCTGA